AAGAAAACGCCGCCGAAGACCGACCTGATCCAGAAGCGCAAGCAGCGCGAGCTGGAGCGCCAGCGCAAGGCCGAGGCAGAGAAGAAGCGCCGCGCCGCCATCGAGCGCAAGAAGAAGGTCGAGGCCGACAAAAAGCGCAAGGCCGAGGCCGCGCGCAAGAAGAAGGCGGCCCAGGAGAAGGCCCGCAAAGAAAAGGCGCGTAAGGAGAAAGAGCAAGAGAAACAGTTGGAAAAACAGCGTCAGAGTGCCTTTGACGAGGCCCTCGAGGAAGAAGAGGATCTGATGGAGGCGCGCGAGGACACCCAGGCAGTGATGTCGGTGGCCCAGGCGATCCAGGCGCGCATCGAATCCGTGTGGAGCCGTCCGCCCAGTGCCCGCAACGGTATGCTCACCGTGGTACAAATCAACTTTGTACCCACCGGCCGGGTGGTGGCGGCCAATATAACCGAGAGCAGTGGTAACCCTGCGCTCGACCGCTCGGTGCTACAGGCCGTCCGCAAGGTGGAAGTTTTCCCCGAAGTGGCGGAGCTGGCACGCAAGGAGCCGGCGGTATTCGAGCGCGAGGTCCGTACCACCGTGTTGAACTTTAGAGTCGAAGATCTGCGCCAATGATAAAGAAGCTTCTGAAAACCGTTGTCGTCGTCGTCGCCGTCGCTCTGAGCGTCGGCGCACGTGCGCAGCTGGTGGTGGATATCACCAGCGGTATTGACGATCCCACGCCGATCGCCATTTCCCCTTTCAGCTGGTCGGGCAACGGCGTGTTGCCGGAGGATGTATCCGGCATCATCTCTGCAGACCTGCGTCGCAGTGGCCTGTTCAAGCCGGTGCCCAAGGAGGACATGCTGTCTTTCCCCAAGTCGGCCGAAGAGGTCGTCTATCGGGATTGGCGTGTGCTGGGAACTGAATACGTGGTGACCGGTCGTATAGAGCCCCAGGCTGCGGGATACCTGCTGAGTTTCGACCTGGTGAACATCTTCGGCCAGCACAAGATGTTTACCAAGCAGGTCAGTGGCGGCAGCCGGCAGCTGAGGGATATCGCTCACCGGGCGGCGGACGAGATCTACCAGGCGATCACCGGTATTCGCGGAGCCTTCTCTACCGAGATGCTCTACGTCGAGGAGGATCGTCGCGGTGGCCAGCGCAGCTACTCGCTGATGCGCGCGGATATCGATGGTGCACGGCCGAAACTGATTCGTCGCTTCAGCCAGCCGGTGATGTCGCCGGCCTGGTCGCCGGATGGACAGGATGTGGCCTATGTGTCGTTTGAAACCGGGCGGCCGGCGATCTTCCGCGAGAACCTGGCGACCGGGGCGCGCAAGCAGCTGACCAACTTCAAGGGGTTGAACAGCTCGCCGACCTGGTCGCCGGATGGCACCAAAATGGCCATGGTGCTGTCCAAGGACGGCAATCCGGAAATCTATGTCATGGATCTGCGCACTGGCAAGTTCACCCGGTTGACCCGGCACTTCGCCATTGATACCGAGCCGAACTGGATGCCGGATGGCAAATCGCTGGTTTTCACCTCAGATAGGGGAGGTAAGCCACAAATTTACGAATTGACCCTTGCCACTGGTCAAGTAGACCGCTTAACCTTCGATGGCGACTACAACGCGAGGCCGCGGATCTCTCCCGATGGCAAGACGCTGGTGATGGTGCATCGAAGCAGGGGGGTATTCACGATTGCGACGATGGACATCAAGACCGGCAGGATTCGTGTGCTTACGCAGACACGACTGGACGAATCCCCCAGCATCGCACCGAACGGCGCCATGC
This region of Microbulbifer sp. SAOS-129_SWC genomic DNA includes:
- the tolB gene encoding Tol-Pal system beta propeller repeat protein TolB, whose product is MIKKLLKTVVVVVAVALSVGARAQLVVDITSGIDDPTPIAISPFSWSGNGVLPEDVSGIISADLRRSGLFKPVPKEDMLSFPKSAEEVVYRDWRVLGTEYVVTGRIEPQAAGYLLSFDLVNIFGQHKMFTKQVSGGSRQLRDIAHRAADEIYQAITGIRGAFSTEMLYVEEDRRGGQRSYSLMRADIDGARPKLIRRFSQPVMSPAWSPDGQDVAYVSFETGRPAIFRENLATGARKQLTNFKGLNSSPTWSPDGTKMAMVLSKDGNPEIYVMDLRTGKFTRLTRHFAIDTEPNWMPDGKSLVFTSDRGGKPQIYELTLATGQVDRLTFDGDYNARPRISPDGKTLVMVHRSRGVFTIATMDIKTGRIRVLTQTRLDESPSIAPNGAMLMYATKQGDKGILAAVSLDAGVKYKLPSKRGSVREPAWSPYIE
- the tolA gene encoding cell envelope integrity protein TolA codes for the protein MNRGSYALAVLISLALHGGLIAVLAFGWQASSRPEHKPMPKFVQAKLVTMDATAIKKKTPPKTDLIQKRKQRELERQRKAEAEKKRRAAIERKKKVEADKKRKAEAARKKKAAQEKARKEKARKEKEQEKQLEKQRQSAFDEALEEEEDLMEAREDTQAVMSVAQAIQARIESVWSRPPSARNGMLTVVQINFVPTGRVVAANITESSGNPALDRSVLQAVRKVEVFPEVAELARKEPAVFEREVRTTVLNFRVEDLRQ